The Setaria viridis chromosome 6, Setaria_viridis_v4.0, whole genome shotgun sequence genome contains a region encoding:
- the LOC117860185 gene encoding peroxidase 47 — translation MGAQMKSFVRLLILVQVAAILAGHGAAELSMDYYGMSCPYAEYIVRNVVGQALMKDPTLAGSILRLHFHDCFVQGCDASVLLDSTDDNTAEKDAPANKSLRGFEVIDSIKEALEEQCPGVVSCADVLALAARDAVFMARGPYYGVPLGRRDGSRSVASDTFLTLPPPIKNVTVLIQIFDKVGLDVHDMVALSGGHTLGIAHCANFKNRIKDETETLDATLASSLGSVCKGGDSGKAPFDRTSTRFDAVYYRELTSKRGLLSSDQTLFESPETKEMVSMFAMNPDYFFYAFQQGMLKMGQINLKEGDDGEIRHTCRVVNS, via the exons ATGGGCGCCCAGATGAAGAGCTTTGTCAGGCTCCTGATCCTCGTGCAGGTGGCCGCCATCCTCGCCGGGCACGGCGCCGCCGAGCTCAGCATGGACTACTACGGCATGAGCTGCCCGTACGCGGAGTACATCGTCCGCAACGTCGTCGGCCAGGCTCTCATGAAGGACCCCACCCTCGCCGGCAGCATCCTCAGGCTccacttccacgactgcttcgtgcAG GGCTGCGACGCGTCGGTGCTACTGGACTCGACGGACGACAACACGGCGGAGAAGGACGCGCCGGCGAACAAGAGCCTGCGCGGCTTCGAGGTGATCGACAGCATCAAGGAGGCCCTGGAGGAGCAGTGCCCCGgcgtcgtctcctgcgccgacgtcctggcgctcgccgcccgcgacgCTGTGTTCATGGCGCGCGGGCCCTACTACGGCGTGCCCCTGGGCCGCCGCGACGGCTCCCGCTCCGTCGCCTCCGACACCTTCctgacgctgccgccgccgatcaAGAACGTCACGGTGCTCATCCAAATCTTCGACAAGGTCGGCCTCGATGTCCACGACATGGTGGCGCTCTCCGGCGGCCACACGCTGGGCATCGCGCACTGCGCCAACTTCAAGAACCGGATCAAGGACGAGACGGAGACGCTGGACGCGACGCTGGCCTCGTCGCTGGGCTCCGTCTGCAAGGGCGGCGACTCCGGCAAGGCGCCGTTCGACCGGACCAGCACGCGCTTCGACGCCGTCTACTACCGGGAGCTCACCTCGAAGCGGGGGCTCCTGAGCTCCGACCAGACGCTGTTCGAGTCGCCCGAGACCAAGGAGATGGTCAGCATGTTCGCCATGAACCCGGACTACTTCTTCTACGCGTTCCAGCAGGGGATGCTCAAGATGGGGCAGATCAACCTCAAGGaaggcgacgacggcgagatCAGGCACACCTGCAGGGTCGTCAACTCCTAA